A single window of Streptomyces xanthii DNA harbors:
- a CDS encoding HelD family protein: MDSLDPSEPLSVERRYHERCRAALGAMIESADRQVVIGENASASGADAEVLGYELRSQAKGLKELPRAPLFFGRLDFGAAGGEHAGQSYHVGRLRISEDAAAPPLVVDWRAPVSRAFYQASGKDPQGVDTRRRFGWAPGSVGESGDLSGFEDELLGTGVQLSGSRILAGEIERPRVGPMRDIAATIQPEQDDLVREDAGVSLCVQGAPGTGKTAVGLHRAAYLLYTFPQRVQRSGLLVLGPNRAFLSYISAVLPALGEAGVRQSTVEELVGLGEARGRDTADAERLKHDVRMAEVLRRGLYARVSADGVREALAVPDGSYRWRVPVEVLVSVVEDVLAEEPPYEVGRERVRSRVVRYVRELAERRAGAVPAAWVRRVERARCVSAFVDAVWPRVRAEEVLHGLLGDAGELERAAGGGLLSEEERRALVWGRPARSWRSVRWSAADLVLLDEIAGLIERPEGFGHIVVDEAQDLSPMQARVIARRAAFGSLTVLGDLAQGTTPWAAREWGGLLRHLGKPEAVVVPLTVGFRVPGAVLELAERVRERIDVVVPGARSLRADGTVRVERVDDLAAGVVGAVRRALGREGSVGVIAAESEVGVVREALDGAGVRAGGVEDLGERVTVLGAGVAKGLEYDHVVVVEPAGIVEAEVRGLERLYVVLTRAVSRLDVIHRRELPF, translated from the coding sequence ATGGATTCTCTCGACCCCTCCGAACCCCTGTCCGTCGAGCGGCGGTATCACGAGCGGTGCCGGGCCGCTCTGGGCGCCATGATCGAGAGCGCCGACCGGCAGGTCGTCATCGGGGAGAACGCCTCCGCCTCCGGGGCCGACGCCGAGGTGCTCGGGTACGAGCTGCGGAGTCAGGCCAAGGGGCTCAAGGAGTTGCCGCGGGCGCCGCTGTTCTTCGGGCGGCTCGATTTCGGCGCCGCGGGTGGCGAGCACGCCGGGCAGAGCTACCACGTCGGGCGCTTGCGGATCAGTGAGGACGCGGCCGCGCCGCCGCTCGTCGTGGACTGGCGGGCGCCCGTCTCCCGCGCCTTCTACCAGGCGAGCGGCAAGGATCCACAGGGTGTGGACACGCGGCGGCGGTTCGGGTGGGCGCCCGGGAGCGTGGGGGAATCCGGTGACTTGAGCGGGTTCGAGGACGAGTTGCTCGGCACGGGCGTGCAGCTGAGCGGCAGCCGCATTCTGGCCGGGGAGATCGAGCGGCCCCGGGTCGGGCCCATGCGGGACATCGCCGCGACCATCCAGCCCGAGCAGGACGATCTCGTACGGGAGGACGCGGGCGTCTCCTTGTGCGTGCAGGGGGCGCCCGGCACCGGGAAGACCGCGGTGGGTCTGCACCGTGCCGCGTATCTGCTCTACACGTTTCCGCAGCGTGTGCAGCGGTCGGGGCTGCTCGTGCTCGGGCCCAACCGAGCCTTCCTCTCGTACATCTCCGCCGTGCTGCCGGCGCTGGGGGAGGCGGGCGTGCGGCAGTCCACCGTCGAGGAGCTGGTGGGTCTGGGGGAGGCGCGGGGGCGGGACACGGCGGACGCCGAGAGGCTCAAGCACGACGTGCGGATGGCCGAGGTGCTGCGGCGCGGACTGTACGCGCGGGTGTCGGCGGACGGGGTGCGCGAGGCGCTCGCCGTGCCCGACGGCTCGTACCGGTGGCGGGTGCCCGTCGAGGTCCTCGTGTCCGTCGTCGAAGACGTGCTCGCCGAGGAGCCGCCCTACGAGGTGGGGCGCGAGCGGGTACGCAGCCGGGTCGTGCGGTACGTACGGGAGCTGGCGGAGCGGCGGGCCGGGGCCGTGCCGGCGGCGTGGGTGCGGCGGGTGGAACGGGCGCGGTGCGTGAGCGCGTTCGTGGACGCGGTGTGGCCTCGGGTGCGGGCGGAGGAGGTGCTCCACGGATTGCTCGGTGACGCGGGGGAGTTGGAGCGGGCCGCGGGGGGCGGGCTGCTGTCGGAGGAGGAGCGGCGGGCGCTGGTGTGGGGCCGGCCGGCGCGGTCGTGGCGGTCCGTGCGGTGGTCGGCGGCCGATCTGGTGCTGCTGGACGAGATCGCCGGGTTGATCGAGCGGCCCGAGGGGTTCGGGCACATCGTGGTGGACGAGGCGCAGGACCTCTCGCCCATGCAGGCGCGGGTGATCGCCCGTCGGGCCGCGTTCGGCTCGCTGACCGTACTGGGGGACCTCGCCCAGGGGACCACGCCCTGGGCCGCGCGGGAATGGGGCGGACTGCTGCGGCACCTGGGGAAGCCGGAGGCGGTGGTGGTGCCGTTGACCGTGGGGTTCCGGGTCCCGGGGGCCGTCCTCGAACTGGCGGAGCGGGTGCGGGAGCGGATCGACGTGGTGGTGCCGGGGGCGCGGTCGCTGCGGGCGGACGGGACGGTACGGGTGGAGCGGGTCGACGATCTCGCGGCGGGGGTCGTGGGCGCCGTAAGGAGGGCGCTGGGGCGGGAGGGGTCGGTGGGGGTGATCGCGGCGGAGTCCGAAGTGGGGGTGGTGCGGGAGGCGCTGGACGGGGCGGGGGTCCGGGCCGGTGGGGTCGAGGACCTGGGCGAGCGGGTGACGGTGCTCGGGGCCGGGGTGGCCAAGGGCCTGGAGTACGACCACGTCGTGGTGGTCGAACCGGCGGGGATCGTGGAGGCGGAGGTGCGGGGGCTGGAGCGGCTGTACGTGGTACTGACCCGAGCCGTTTCCCGCCTGGACGTGATCCATCGCCGGGAACTGCCGTTCTGA
- a CDS encoding TetR/AcrR family transcriptional regulator: MSDPTPSSTSSPSASAGREPGLRERKKQRTREVLSESAVRLFLEKGYEKVSVAEVAEAAGVSKPTVFRYFASKEDLVLHRFADHEDEAARVVAGRADGESVVGALRRHFLDGVARRDPVTGVCDHPAVLAYLRLLYGTPALVARLSGYQERSELALAEALVREGWGGVEARLAAGQVVAVQRILAQENVRRVVGGESADDVAEGAVRAAEVGFRQLERGVGAVRSD, translated from the coding sequence ATGAGCGACCCCACCCCTTCCAGTACCTCGTCCCCCTCGGCCTCCGCGGGCCGTGAACCCGGTCTCCGTGAGCGGAAGAAGCAGCGGACTCGGGAGGTGTTGTCCGAGAGTGCTGTGCGGCTCTTTCTCGAGAAGGGGTACGAGAAGGTGTCCGTGGCCGAGGTCGCCGAGGCGGCGGGGGTGTCCAAGCCGACCGTGTTCCGGTACTTCGCGTCCAAGGAGGATCTCGTTCTCCACCGGTTCGCGGATCACGAGGACGAGGCGGCGCGGGTGGTGGCCGGGCGGGCGGACGGGGAGTCCGTCGTGGGGGCCCTGCGGCGGCACTTTCTGGACGGGGTCGCGCGGCGGGATCCGGTGACCGGGGTCTGTGATCATCCGGCGGTGCTCGCGTATCTGCGGCTGCTCTACGGGACGCCGGCGCTCGTGGCGCGGCTCTCGGGGTATCAGGAGCGGTCGGAGCTGGCCCTGGCCGAGGCGTTGGTGAGGGAGGGCTGGGGCGGGGTCGAGGCGCGGCTCGCGGCGGGGCAGGTGGTGGCGGTGCAGCGGATTCTGGCCCAGGAGAACGTGCGGCGGGTGGTCGGCGGGGAGTCGGCCGATGACGTGGCCGAGGGTGCGGTGCGCGCGGCCGAGGTGGGGTTCCGGCAGTTGGAGCGGGGAGTGGGGGCGGTTCGGAGCGACTAG
- a CDS encoding phosphotransferase: MRGYSDDRTSAAWRSAVELCGDVSAIEGPLAGHHHETYVIPLGAGCGGRRGAPPGRWKSRAARPGLVRFDRRSFVSEEDVVRALHRRVRRVPELIEVDGKGLQRFIEGATLGQLHPADAAVPGHLVVQMVDVFRELASIRPRSVRLPRRGPAPEAVADGDSAAFLDGLISYMEEHVHAAHADEVGGLFRDLGVDDGATARLRRFVSGLGERPFCLVHGDLHRENLIVDARQELWVIDWELAMVGDPLYDLATHLHLMRYPAWQERTVARLWSAAVSGVRPGGARGWGRDLPLLLGFKRAQSVFTDIVRVALALRGGAADPVGLLRDAVRLREVLDRGAVPLGLDSVPSVPVVAAALGRWCRGYAAAS, from the coding sequence ATGCGGGGCTATTCGGACGACAGGACGAGCGCTGCCTGGCGGTCGGCCGTCGAACTCTGCGGCGACGTCTCGGCGATCGAGGGGCCGCTGGCCGGCCACCACCACGAGACGTACGTGATCCCCCTGGGCGCCGGGTGCGGCGGCAGGCGCGGTGCGCCGCCGGGCCGTTGGAAGAGCCGGGCCGCGCGCCCGGGTCTCGTGCGGTTCGACCGCCGGTCCTTCGTGTCGGAGGAGGACGTCGTACGAGCGCTGCACCGGCGGGTGCGCCGGGTTCCCGAGCTGATCGAGGTGGACGGGAAGGGACTGCAGCGCTTCATCGAGGGAGCGACGCTGGGACAGTTGCATCCGGCGGATGCGGCCGTGCCCGGCCATCTGGTGGTGCAGATGGTCGACGTGTTCCGGGAACTGGCCTCCATCCGGCCCCGCTCCGTGCGCCTGCCCCGCCGCGGCCCCGCACCCGAAGCGGTGGCCGACGGCGACAGCGCGGCCTTCCTCGACGGCCTGATCTCCTACATGGAGGAGCACGTCCACGCGGCGCACGCGGACGAGGTCGGCGGCCTGTTCCGCGATCTCGGGGTCGACGACGGTGCCACGGCGCGGTTGCGCCGCTTCGTGTCCGGCCTCGGCGAGCGGCCCTTCTGCCTGGTCCACGGGGACCTGCACCGGGAGAACCTGATCGTCGACGCGCGGCAGGAACTCTGGGTGATCGACTGGGAGTTGGCCATGGTCGGAGATCCGCTCTACGACCTGGCCACCCATCTGCACCTCATGCGGTACCCGGCCTGGCAGGAGCGGACGGTGGCCCGGCTGTGGTCCGCGGCCGTCTCCGGGGTCCGGCCGGGCGGGGCGCGCGGGTGGGGCCGGGACCTGCCGCTGCTGCTGGGCTTCAAGCGGGCGCAGTCGGTGTTCACGGACATCGTCCGGGTCGCGCTGGCGCTGCGCGGCGGTGCGGCGGATCCGGTCGGGCTGTTGCGGGACGCGGTGCGGCTGAGGGAAGTGCTGGACCGGGGCGCGGTGCCGCTCGGGCTCGACTCCGTGCCCAGCGTGCCGGTCGTCGCCGCCGCGCTGGGCCGGTGGTGCCGCGGCTACGCTGCCGCATCATGA
- a CDS encoding phosphotransferase family protein — protein MSSPLPRRAHQALIRKLAEARRRAPGGDVVTGYHNTNLVLPLGVPLALLLGVGVRALGVRGKFRVPVRTVEVVPRLWRREADVLRAVGATVGEVPRCLADFGEWSLHSYLTGEPLSELVPEGPVGEDRLRHFAGFFARLASVPVERMPSPPEAYWPQPGDSRQFLGWLAKFADDKVHRVNEERFGGLFRAVGVPDDAIERFMTRLPDRLTDRPYAVLHTDVHRGNVVVGRAPGGRERLCVIDWELALYGDPLHDLATHLVRMDYDDAERRRMTDLWAQAMRANGHEAMTAGMDTDLAHYVDFEYVQSVFPDVMRAAIGLGEAPSDAEFAAAADRVLRAMERAWKPLDLGADKPLDRARADEALRAWHREQHGRRPADA, from the coding sequence ATGTCGTCACCTCTGCCTCGCAGAGCGCATCAGGCGCTGATCCGCAAGCTCGCGGAGGCGCGACGCCGTGCCCCGGGCGGCGACGTGGTGACGGGGTATCACAACACCAACCTGGTCCTTCCGCTCGGCGTGCCCCTGGCCTTGCTGCTGGGTGTGGGGGTGCGGGCGCTCGGTGTCCGCGGCAAGTTCCGCGTCCCGGTCCGGACGGTGGAGGTCGTACCGCGGCTGTGGCGCCGGGAGGCCGATGTGCTGCGGGCGGTCGGCGCGACGGTGGGCGAGGTGCCGCGGTGTCTGGCCGATTTCGGAGAATGGTCTCTGCACTCGTATCTGACGGGTGAGCCCCTGTCGGAACTGGTGCCCGAGGGTCCGGTCGGCGAGGACCGCCTGCGCCACTTCGCGGGCTTCTTCGCCCGGCTGGCGTCCGTGCCGGTCGAGCGGATGCCCTCCCCGCCCGAGGCGTACTGGCCACAGCCCGGCGACAGCCGCCAGTTCCTGGGCTGGCTCGCGAAGTTCGCCGACGACAAGGTGCACCGGGTGAACGAGGAGCGCTTCGGCGGCCTCTTCCGCGCCGTGGGCGTGCCGGACGACGCGATCGAGCGTTTCATGACCCGGCTCCCCGACCGGCTGACCGACCGCCCGTACGCGGTCCTCCACACGGACGTGCACCGGGGCAACGTCGTGGTGGGCCGGGCGCCCGGCGGCCGGGAGCGGCTCTGCGTCATCGACTGGGAACTCGCCCTGTACGGCGACCCGCTGCACGACCTGGCGACCCACCTGGTGCGCATGGACTACGACGACGCCGAGCGCCGCAGGATGACCGACCTGTGGGCGCAGGCCATGCGGGCGAACGGGCACGAGGCGATGACCGCCGGCATGGACACCGACCTGGCGCACTACGTGGACTTCGAGTACGTGCAGTCCGTGTTCCCCGATGTCATGCGGGCCGCGATCGGCCTGGGGGAGGCGCCGTCGGACGCCGAGTTCGCCGCGGCCGCGGACCGGGTCCTGCGGGCGATGGAACGGGCGTGGAAGCCGCTGGACCTCGGCGCCGACAAGCCCCTGGACCGGGCACGGGCGGACGAGGCGCTGCGCGCCTGGCACCGCGAGCAGCACGGGCGGAGGCCGGCGGACGCCTAG
- a CDS encoding winged helix-turn-helix domain-containing protein, protein MDGGTRETTTERPSAADIADRLRARISSGELARGSRLPTQAELVETFGVQRSAVRQALKILEGEGLLTAVGRGSPPEVAPTARAEPARDVTLSARSILGPRLEVAFEAPHVELDVVSLTSETMMFAFGQLMGALYAKHKRPESVRVRVLLPRVEDRLDYPAPEKGWGHDQKLDDAMDRRNKAQSANQRTILTGILARMHKELGIDVSLEFRTLRGTPTRKVYLLNRREVLFGHYIPGSFLRDVDGYAEPVMLRDVEGAETPMLTFEKGRGARDEAMVDSEQLLFDRVWEHVAQPQE, encoded by the coding sequence ATGGACGGCGGGACGCGCGAGACCACCACCGAGCGGCCCTCGGCGGCGGACATCGCAGACCGGCTGCGCGCACGGATCTCGTCCGGAGAGCTGGCACGAGGCAGCCGGCTCCCGACGCAGGCCGAGCTGGTCGAGACGTTCGGGGTGCAGCGCAGCGCGGTGCGCCAGGCGCTGAAGATCCTCGAGGGAGAAGGCCTGCTCACGGCGGTCGGCCGAGGCAGTCCGCCGGAGGTGGCGCCGACCGCGCGGGCGGAGCCGGCCCGGGACGTGACACTGTCCGCGCGGAGCATCCTCGGGCCCCGGCTGGAAGTGGCGTTCGAGGCTCCGCATGTGGAGCTGGACGTGGTCAGCCTGACCTCCGAGACGATGATGTTCGCCTTCGGACAGCTGATGGGCGCCCTGTACGCGAAGCACAAGCGGCCGGAGTCGGTGCGGGTCCGGGTGCTGCTGCCCCGGGTGGAGGACCGGCTCGACTACCCGGCGCCCGAGAAGGGCTGGGGTCACGACCAGAAGCTCGACGACGCCATGGACCGGCGGAACAAGGCGCAGAGCGCCAACCAGCGCACGATCCTGACGGGCATCCTCGCGCGGATGCACAAGGAGCTCGGCATCGACGTGAGCCTGGAGTTCCGCACCCTGCGCGGCACCCCGACCCGCAAGGTGTACCTCCTGAACCGGCGGGAGGTGCTGTTCGGGCACTACATCCCGGGCAGCTTCCTGCGGGACGTCGACGGGTACGCGGAGCCGGTCATGCTGCGTGACGTCGAGGGCGCGGAGACACCCATGCTGACGTTCGAGAAGGGCCGGGGCGCCCGGGACGAGGCGATGGTGGACTCGGAGCAGCTGCTGTTCGACCGGGTGTGGGAACACGTCGCACAACCTCAGGAATGA
- a CDS encoding HAD family hydrolase yields MVRRPLGNHHVGPDTHLVTSDTTQQTVPVAEETQSQREMIDPELIGLLRGTRVVLLDFDGPICRLFAGRPALGIAELQERWLESQGLGEMLTEEERELRDPHGTLARLARDKPRTDLVMALEQSLTAQELRAVPTAWPTPYADPLIRTWCAVGVRLAITTNNSAEAARRYVHDRGLSGCFEPHIYGREASELTRLKPDPWSLQRALNAMGADPARTLMVGDAASDCAAASAAGVSFLGYARNATKAAALREAGARHLVTDLEPVLIAVRALG; encoded by the coding sequence GTGGTTCGACGCCCTCTGGGAAACCATCACGTCGGACCTGACACTCACCTAGTGACTTCAGATACGACGCAGCAGACTGTTCCTGTGGCTGAAGAGACGCAATCGCAGCGGGAGATGATCGATCCCGAACTGATCGGACTGCTCAGGGGCACGCGCGTCGTGCTCCTCGACTTCGACGGACCCATCTGCCGGCTGTTCGCGGGCCGCCCCGCCCTCGGGATAGCCGAGTTGCAGGAGCGCTGGCTGGAGTCGCAGGGGCTCGGCGAGATGCTCACCGAGGAGGAGCGGGAGCTGCGCGACCCGCACGGCACGCTGGCCCGCCTCGCCCGCGACAAGCCGCGGACCGACCTGGTCATGGCCCTGGAACAGAGCCTGACCGCCCAGGAACTCCGCGCGGTCCCCACCGCCTGGCCCACCCCCTACGCGGACCCGCTCATCCGCACCTGGTGCGCGGTGGGCGTCCGCCTGGCGATCACCACGAACAACTCGGCGGAGGCGGCACGCCGGTACGTACACGACCGCGGCCTGTCCGGCTGCTTCGAGCCGCACATCTACGGGCGCGAGGCGAGCGAACTGACCCGCCTGAAGCCCGATCCGTGGTCGCTGCAGCGCGCGCTGAACGCGATGGGGGCTGATCCGGCGCGCACGCTGATGGTCGGTGACGCGGCCAGCGACTGCGCGGCCGCGAGCGCCGCCGGGGTCTCCTTCCTCGGCTACGCCCGCAACGCCACCAAGGCGGCGGCCCTGCGCGAGGCGGGCGCCCGCCACCTGGTCACGGATCTCGAACCGGTCCTGATCGCGGTGCGCGCTCTCGGCTGA
- a CDS encoding winged helix-turn-helix domain-containing protein, producing the protein MAGSAGTQAAAGTGAGAALNGGGRRPGAQEIADELRERIRAGVLKAGDRLPTQATLAGQFDVERGTVRQALQLLEADGLLANRSKGSPPRIAPSTPAGDEPQPTMVALSPRLVDAFQAPRVRIDAVCMTSETLMLALGEPLRLIHEGRMRPESIDVRILLPSRDIDLAFPVPVADSGQGDGEDPVHRRWLATRNAQGQVLRHNLRSLRSSHGIDVKVTFRALPFTPPVKLYLLNEEEALLSYYMVQRREEEIDSGTTLEMYAATGTQALLFSFEHRAGHRDRAFVEESQKWFDALWETITSDLTLT; encoded by the coding sequence ATGGCTGGTAGTGCAGGCACGCAGGCCGCGGCGGGTACGGGCGCCGGGGCGGCCCTGAACGGGGGCGGCAGACGGCCCGGAGCGCAGGAGATCGCCGACGAGCTGCGCGAGCGGATCAGGGCGGGGGTCCTCAAGGCGGGCGACCGGCTGCCGACCCAGGCCACGCTCGCCGGGCAGTTCGACGTGGAGCGCGGCACGGTCCGTCAGGCGCTCCAACTCCTGGAGGCCGACGGACTCCTGGCCAACCGCAGCAAGGGCAGCCCGCCCCGCATCGCGCCCTCCACCCCGGCCGGTGACGAACCGCAGCCCACGATGGTCGCGCTCTCCCCGCGCCTGGTCGACGCCTTCCAGGCGCCCCGGGTCCGCATCGACGCCGTCTGCATGACCTCCGAGACCCTGATGCTGGCCCTCGGCGAGCCACTGCGGCTGATCCACGAGGGACGCATGCGACCCGAGTCCATCGACGTACGCATCCTGCTGCCCAGCCGCGACATCGACCTGGCCTTCCCCGTCCCGGTCGCCGACTCCGGCCAGGGCGACGGCGAGGACCCCGTCCACCGGCGCTGGCTCGCCACCCGCAACGCGCAGGGCCAGGTCCTGCGGCACAACCTCCGCTCCCTGCGCTCCTCCCACGGCATCGACGTGAAGGTCACCTTCCGCGCCCTGCCGTTCACCCCGCCCGTCAAGCTCTACCTGCTCAACGAGGAGGAGGCCCTCCTCTCGTACTACATGGTCCAGCGCCGCGAGGAGGAGATCGACAGCGGCACGACCCTGGAGATGTACGCCGCCACCGGCACCCAGGCCCTCCTCTTCTCCTTCGAACACCGCGCCGGCCACCGCGACCGCGCCTTCGTCGAGGAGTCCCAGAAGTGGTTCGACGCCCTCTGGGAAACCATCACGTCGGACCTGACACTCACCTAG
- a CDS encoding GNAT family N-acetyltransferase — MTTRPGPAETVRPITPEEVRTWSRALNTGFVRSPTVSDETVDRRRAQFDLSRVRGAFTDTGRAVATFRSFAQTLTVPGGATVPTDAITNVTVTPTHRRRGLLTRMMADDLAEAKERGDVAATLIAAEYPIYGRYGFGPATTATTWEIDVPRTGLGPRWSAPEDGATIELVDAAEYRKEGPGLHDRLRTRVAGMVSREPSWWDRDTGLAAAPEEPWTEPFFALYRSARGEVEGLLRYRIEGKFSDAVQPVCTATVLDLFGETPAAERALWHYVCAIDWVTVVRSGLRAPDDLLPDLLPDPRAARIVRQSDAMWVRLLDVAAALEARSYGTSGALVIEVRDEAGLAGGRFAWDAAPDGATCVPSAAAPQLTLGVAELGALWLGEVSAVRLAALGRVVEEEAGAAAVADALLRTSRRPWCPDMF; from the coding sequence ATGACGACCCGCCCCGGCCCCGCCGAAACCGTCCGCCCGATCACCCCGGAAGAAGTCCGGACCTGGAGCCGCGCGCTCAACACGGGCTTCGTCCGCTCTCCCACCGTCTCCGACGAGACCGTCGACCGCCGCCGAGCCCAGTTCGACCTCTCCCGCGTCCGCGGCGCGTTCACGGACACGGGCCGAGCCGTCGCCACGTTCCGCTCCTTCGCCCAGACCCTGACGGTCCCGGGCGGAGCCACCGTCCCGACGGACGCGATCACGAACGTAACGGTCACCCCCACGCACCGCCGCCGCGGCCTGCTCACCCGCATGATGGCGGACGACCTCGCCGAGGCGAAGGAGCGCGGGGACGTCGCGGCGACCCTGATCGCCGCCGAGTACCCGATCTACGGCCGCTACGGCTTCGGCCCCGCCACCACCGCGACGACCTGGGAGATCGACGTCCCCCGCACCGGCCTCGGCCCGCGCTGGTCGGCCCCCGAGGACGGCGCCACGATCGAACTGGTCGACGCGGCGGAGTACCGCAAGGAGGGCCCGGGGCTGCACGACCGGCTCCGTACCCGGGTCGCCGGCATGGTCTCCCGTGAGCCGTCCTGGTGGGACCGTGACACGGGCCTCGCGGCGGCCCCCGAGGAGCCGTGGACGGAGCCGTTCTTCGCCCTGTACCGCTCGGCGCGCGGTGAGGTCGAGGGCCTGCTCCGGTACCGGATCGAGGGGAAGTTCAGCGACGCGGTGCAGCCGGTGTGCACGGCGACGGTGCTCGACCTGTTCGGGGAGACGCCGGCCGCCGAGCGCGCGCTGTGGCACTACGTCTGCGCGATCGACTGGGTGACGGTCGTGCGGAGCGGCCTGCGCGCCCCCGACGATCTGCTGCCCGACCTGCTGCCCGACCCCCGGGCGGCCCGGATCGTGCGGCAGTCGGACGCGATGTGGGTGCGGCTCCTGGACGTCGCGGCGGCCCTGGAGGCGCGGTCGTACGGGACGAGCGGGGCGCTGGTCATCGAGGTGCGGGACGAGGCGGGGCTCGCCGGGGGACGGTTCGCGTGGGATGCGGCGCCCGACGGTGCGACGTGCGTGCCGAGCGCCGCGGCACCCCAGCTCACGCTCGGTGTCGCGGAGTTGGGGGCGCTGTGGCTGGGCGAGGTGTCCGCGGTGCGGCTCGCCGCCCTGGGCCGGGTGGTCGAGGAGGAGGCGGGCGCCGCCGCCGTTGCCGACGCCCTGTTGCGTACGTCGCGGCGCCCGTGGTGCCCCGACATGTTCTGA
- a CDS encoding RsiG family protein: MNHTPSTGLSGLSRTPVQRVDSPALPAAPAPDLPALSLAELRAVRRDSQRDEADLSYVRRLLQGRIDILRAELARRRDPESPVVDRLSEILRDQPTGQRSSARHVTLGTPHSEEFRSLAEGMLAEVELSDLGARTDAELDAGLGRLVRFEQQVSRRRQVLQRVADDCSGEIARRYREGEARVSDLLGG, translated from the coding sequence ATGAACCACACGCCGAGCACGGGGCTTTCCGGTCTCTCCCGGACGCCGGTGCAGCGCGTCGACAGCCCCGCGCTGCCCGCCGCCCCCGCACCCGACCTGCCCGCGCTGAGCCTCGCCGAACTGCGGGCGGTGCGGCGCGACTCCCAGCGCGACGAGGCCGACCTGTCGTACGTACGGCGGCTGCTGCAGGGCCGGATCGACATCCTGCGGGCCGAGCTGGCCCGGCGCCGCGACCCGGAGTCCCCGGTCGTGGACCGGCTCTCCGAGATCCTGCGGGACCAGCCGACGGGGCAGCGCTCCTCGGCCCGGCACGTCACGCTGGGCACGCCGCACAGCGAGGAGTTCCGGTCGCTGGCCGAGGGGATGCTCGCGGAGGTCGAGCTGTCGGATCTCGGGGCGCGGACGGATGCGGAGCTGGACGCGGGGCTGGGGCGGCTCGTCCGGTTCGAGCAGCAGGTGTCGCGGCGCCGGCAGGTCCTGCAGCGGGTCGCCGACGATTGCAGCGGTGAGATCGCGCGTCGCTACCGGGAGGGTGAGGCGCGGGTCTCCGATCTCCTCGGGGGCTGA
- the dtd gene encoding D-aminoacyl-tRNA deacylase, producing the protein MRAVVQRVDGASVVVGDETVGEIKGEGLCVLVGVTHEDTKEKAAQLARKLWSIRMLGDEKSCSDIDAPLLVISQFTLYGDARKGRRPTWNAAAPGPVAEPLVDEVVAQLRALGATVATGRFGAQMRVSLTNDGPFTVLLEM; encoded by the coding sequence ATGCGTGCAGTGGTGCAGAGAGTGGACGGCGCGAGCGTCGTCGTGGGAGACGAGACGGTCGGCGAGATCAAGGGCGAGGGCCTGTGCGTCCTCGTCGGGGTCACGCACGAGGACACGAAGGAGAAGGCGGCCCAGCTGGCCCGCAAGCTCTGGTCGATCCGGATGCTCGGCGACGAGAAGTCGTGCAGCGACATCGACGCGCCGCTGCTGGTGATCAGCCAGTTCACGCTCTACGGGGACGCCCGCAAGGGCCGCCGGCCCACCTGGAACGCGGCGGCGCCCGGCCCGGTCGCCGAGCCGCTGGTCGACGAGGTCGTGGCGCAACTGCGGGCGCTGGGCGCGACGGTGGCGACGGGCCGGTTCGGGGCGCAGATGCGGGTGTCCCTGACGAACGACGGCCCGTTCACCGTCCTGCTGGAGATGTAG